TACGCCTTGAAGGGGGTGTTGCACGCCGGGCAGACGAGACGGTGGTAGGCGTGGCTCGCCGTGAACGCGTAGTCGTTGATGCGCTTGCACCCCGTGTTGGGGCACGCGAGCTTCACCTTCGCTTGAGGCGCCGACTGGGGATCGTACCGCGACAGGCCCGTGTGCTTGTTGTACACGGCGGGCAGCTCCAGCGGCCGCGTGCCCAGGTTTCGCGTGGGGTGCGCCGCCCGCTCCAGCGTCAGCGCCAGCCGCCATGCCGCCTCCGCGGGCCCCAGGCGGCCCGCCACCGTGTGGCAGAGCCCCTCGGCGTGCGCCCGCACCGCGGCGAGGATGCCGTGCGCCGCCGCGGGGGCTTCCGGCTCTCGCGTCACGACCAGGGCTTCGGCCAGGACTTTCTCGACGTCCGGCAGCAGGGCCTCGGCCGCCTTGCGGGCTGGGTCCTCGGCACGCCGGTACAGGGGAGGCTCGGGGATGCGGGCGAACAGGGCCGAGGCGTTCGCGCGCAAGCGCTCCAACGCCACGGGCAGCTCCTCCCGCCGTACCCCCATCTGTGCCGCCCTCGCCTGGGCGGCCTG
The sequence above is a segment of the Stigmatella aurantiaca genome. Coding sequences within it:
- a CDS encoding CFI-box-CTERM domain-containing protein → MWAALLPEDLFQAAQARAAQMGVRREELPVALERLRANASALFARIPEPPLYRRAEDPARKAAEALLPDVEKVLAEALVVTREPEAPAAAHGILAAVRAHAEGLCHTVAGRLGPAEAAWRLALTLERAAHPTRNLGTRPLELPAVYNKHTGLSRYDPQSAPQAKVKLACPNTGCKRINDYAFTASHAYHRLVCPACNTPFKAYFGELRGLEVERLSSSNRFRFTVEELGSGGNTRIDFEEASGAEFPAARRDLLAFLYTEEPKLKVVVNVTNGRLMWISPAASCFVATAAFGPWAPELVAFRAFRDEVLSQHGIGRAFIRGYYRYGPWLAGWVVRHPRVKAGVRAVLTLVHRRLTRKGDA